One region of Vidua macroura isolate BioBank_ID:100142 chromosome 21, ASM2450914v1, whole genome shotgun sequence genomic DNA includes:
- the BRD3OS gene encoding putative uncharacterized protein BRD3OS — MSEPVMNGRVPLPEKALSEGYARLRYRDTSLLIWQQQQQKLESAPPNTYLSRSRSMWYSQYGNEAILVRDKNKLDVSRDTGQSKFCAIM, encoded by the coding sequence ATGAGTGAGCCGGTGATGAACGGGAGGGTGCCCCTGCCCGAGAAAGCCTTGTCCGAGGGCTACGCCCGCCTGAGGtacagggacacctccctgctcatctggcagcagcagcagcagaaactggAGTCAGCTCCCCCCAACACCTACCTGAGCCGCAGCAGGAGCATGTGGTACTCGCAGTACGGCAACGAAGCCATCCTGGTGCGGGACAAAAACAAGCTGGATGTCTCCAGGGACACGGGGCAGTCCAAGTTTTGTGCTATTATGTAA